Proteins from one Podospora pseudoanserina strain CBS 124.78 chromosome 1, whole genome shotgun sequence genomic window:
- the GND1 gene encoding phosphogluconate dehydrogenase (decarboxylating) gnd1 (BUSCO:EOG09261W3X; EggNog:ENOG503NVGP; COG:G), protein MSGAVARLANINVGGVVNAAGSLLNLQSQRNANSDGGSADLGLIGLAVMGQNLILNMADHGFTVCAFNRTVSKVDRFLANEAKGKSIVGAHSTEEFVKKLKSPRRIMLLVQAGKAVDDWIETLLPLLEAGDIIIDGGNSHFPDSNRRTKYLASKGLRFVGAGVSGGEEGARYGPSIMPGGDESAWPFIKDIFQSIAAKSGGEACCEWVGDEGAGHYVKMVHNGIEYGDMQLICEAYDIMKRGLGMSSKEIGDTFTKWNNGVLDSFLIEITKDIMYFNDEDGKPLVEKILDKAGQKGTGKWTAVNALDLGMPVTLIAESVLARCLSGIKEERVKASTKLEFVGRATTFEGNKEQFLEDLEQALYASKIISYAQGFMLMQEAAKEYGWKLNKPSIALMWRGGCIIRSVFLKDITAAYRNNPDLENLLFDDFFNKAIHKAQPGWRDVVSKASLLGLPIPSFSTALSWFDGYRTKDLPANLLQAQRDYFGAHTFRIKPEAATAKYPEGQDIHVNWTGRGGNVSASTYQA, encoded by the exons ATGTCTGGCGCTGT CGCCCGCCTGGCGAATATCAACGTCGGCGGCGTTGTGAACGCTGCTGGCTCCCTCCTTAACCTCCAATCCCAAAGAAATGCTAACAGTGATGGTGGAAGTGCTGATCTCGGCCTCATCGGCCTGGCCGTCAT GGGCCAGAACTTGATTCTGAACATGGCCGACCATGGCTTCACCGTTTGCGCTTTCAACCGTACCGTTTCCAAGGTCGACCGCTTCCTTGCCAACgaggccaagggcaagagCATTGTCGGCGCTCACTCTACCGAGGAGTTCGTTAAGAAGCTCAAGAGCCCCCGCCGCATCATGCTTCTCGTCCAGGCCGGCAAGGCTGTCGATGACTGGATCGAgaccctccttccccttctcgaGGCTGgtgacatcatcatcgatgGCGGTAACTCACATTTCCCCGACTCCAACCGGAGAACAAAGTACCTTGCCTCCAAGGGTCTCCGCTTCGTCGGTGCCGGTGTCtccggtggtgaggagggtgcccGCTACGGCCCCTCCATCATgcccggtggtgatgagtcAGCCTGGCCCTTCATCAAGGACATCTTCCAGAGCATTGCTGCCAagagcggtggtgaggcttgCTGTGAGTGGGTTGGTGACGAGGGTGCTGGTCACTACGTCAAGATGGTGCACAACGGTATCGAGTACGGTGACATGCAGTTGATCTGTGAG GCGTACGATATCATGAAGCGCGGTCTCGGCATGTCTAGCAAGGAGATTGGTGACACCTTCACCAAGTGGAACAACGGTGTCCTCGACTCTTTCCTGATCGAGATCACCAAGGACATCATGTACTTCAacgatgaggatggcaagcCTCTCGTCGAGAAGATCCTCGACAAGGCCGGCCAGAAGGGTACCGGCAAGTGGACTGCTGTCAACGCCCTGGATTTGGGCATGCCCGTCACCCTCATTGCCGAGTCTGTGCTCGCTCGCTGCCTGTCTGGCATCAAAGAGGAGCGTGTCAAGGCTTCCACCAAGCTCGAGTTTGTTGGCCGTGCCACCACCTTCGAGGGTAACAAGGAGCAGTTCCTCGAGGACCTCGAGCAGGCCCTCTATGCCTCCAAGATCATCTCCTACGCCCAAGGCTTCATGCTCATGCAGGAGGCGGCCAAGGAGTACGGCTGGAAGCTCAACAAGCCCTCCATTGCCCTCATGTGGCGTGGTGGCTGTATTATCCGCTCCGTCTTCCTCAAggacatcaccgccgcctATCGCAACAACCCCGACCTTGAGAACCTCCTCTTTGACGacttcttcaacaaggccaTCCACAAGGCTCAGCCCGGCTGGAGAGACGTCGTCTCCAAGGCCTCGCTCCTTggtctccccatcccctcttTCTCCACTGCCCTGTCGTGGTTTGATGGCTACAGAACCAAAGACCTgcccgccaacctcctccaggCTCAGCGTGATTACTTCGGTGCCCACACCTTCAGAATCAAGCCCGAGGCTGCCACGGCCAAGTACCCCGAGGGGCAAGATATCCACGTCAACTGGACCGGCAGAGGAGGCAACGTCTCTGCTTCTACTTACCAAGCATAA
- a CDS encoding hypothetical protein (EggNog:ENOG503NV10; COG:S): MSDPSHNVHQDLLPHVHLISTFRYPLMSRVELNDVTKWLMQAPSIARDKAPFYWTYLDCPADSTIFLMWQPTARRGNEFSSDGYYWASPEVMLSNPLNNGLVLEIYFQKCGWRAGEQITMHSRRRFRLAHARDAQVANPPQIDPNLWIVHYGPSENQDRYPTGSFGVPPQIQSIMNNRQHLFQLGQIVRKEFMLSDRVNWPQIPFPQRGQSIYVPPMQQQPMNTRTAYLGGPGGPGQPPSKRRGQQAQPGHPMGAGYPSADGALDDDEDVHRGDMFDHLSPREMSMHRYQQNHEWMEEILSSPYRIGQLEVSDLGLGKKGALASLTEGIFEAQSGDVLEQLPKKPYTGRLEPGLADKMRERAQAKIAEVQAEIQKLKAQHEKRMGEFKQNTAIRDAEAELRAATQGVGSEPWRLEGRVEGEEEEESYNKKPSRSIEEITADVEKLLGTKAITVPEVSRVQDGGYQQLAPEPEIIAPPQGLVPEAVGLSRDPSHNGSQASGVLIGDSDIDMGGTAAGLLDQMHSGFSSTSTPMNSFPTPQPGGLSGTGSDVGTPANNNNVGHPSAHPNTVTSQPAGGDTKMEDAGKLQQPQLPTTTTTAPDQGTGSGEWVVVPPGGGAPSTTTTGGGIIPPSKPPSAAPTPGMGVVGGSGFGASPDGNDFSSMGDLDTAGDALASYESGSVGVGGGEEGDDLVMDDDIGGGAFGEAFQEG, encoded by the exons ATGTCCGACCCAAGTCACAATGTCCACCAGGACTTG CTGCCGCATGTCCACCTGATTTCGACATTCCGCTATCCTTTGATGTCCAGGGTCGAACTGAACGATGTGACAAAATGGTTGATGCAGGCTCCCAGCATCGCCCGGGATAAGGCGCCCTTCTACTGGACCTACCTCGATTGCCCCGCGGACAGCACTATCTTTCTCATGTGGCAACCGACTGCCCGCCGCGGAAACGAGTTCTCGAGCGACGGATACTACTGGGCCTCTCCTGAGGTTATGctcagcaaccccctcaacaatGGTTTG GTTCTTGAGATTTACTTCCAAAAGTGCGGCTGGCGCGCCGGCGAGCAGATCACCATGCACTCTCGAAGACGGTTTCGCCTCGCTCACGCCCGTGATGCCCAGGTCGCgaaccccccccaaatcgACCCGAATCTTTGGATTGTTCACTACGGCCCGAGCGAGAATCAAGACAGATACCCCACCGGTTCTTTTGGCGTGCCGCCTCAAATACAGTCGATCATGAACAACCGTCAACACCTTTTTCAGCTGGGGCAGATTGTTCGCAAGGAGTTTATGCTGTCTGATCGCGTCAACTGGCCGCAGATTCCCTTCCCTCAGCGCGGACAGTCGATTTATGTGCCGCCAatgcaacagcagccaatGAACACTCGGACGGCATATCTTGGTGGACCGGGCGGGCCTGGCCAGCCCCCGTCTAAGAGACGGGGGCAACAGGCCCAGCCGGGACACCCGATGGGTGCTGGGTATCCGAGTGCTGATGGGGcgctggatgatgacgaggatgttCATCGGGGTGATATGTTTGATCACTTGAGTCCTCGGGAGATGAGCATGCATCGGTACCAGCAGAATCATGagtggatggaggagattTTGTCGTCGCCATATCGGATTGGGCAGCTGGAGGTTTCTGAtcttgggcttgggaagAAGGGCGCGCTCGCTTCGCTTACGGAGGGGATTTTTGAGGCGCAGAGTGGGGATGTTTTGGAGCAGTTGCCTAAGAAGCCTTATACCGGGCGTCTTGAGCCAGGGTTGGCTGACAAGATGCGGGAGAGAGCTCAGGCTAAGATTGCGGAGGTTCAGGCCGAGATTCAGAAATTAAAGGCGCAGCATGAGAAGAGGATGGGAGAGTTTAAGCAGAATACTGCGATTAGGGATGCTGAGGCTGAGCTGAGGGCTGCTACTcagggggtggggagtgAGCCCTGGCGGCTTGAGGGTAgagtggagggtgaggaggaggaggagagctaCAACAAGAAACCATCCCGGTCGATCGAGGAGATTACGGCCGATGTTGAGAAGCTGCTCGGCACCAAGGCGATCACCGTCCCTGAAGTCAGCAGGGTTCAGGATGGTGGTTATCAGCAGCTTGCTCCTGAGCCGGAGATTATCGCGCCACCGCAGGGGCTTGTCCCTGAGGCGGTTGGGCTTTCTCGCGACCCGTCACACAATGGCTCTCAGGCTAGCGGGGTTTTGATTGGGGATAGTGATATCGACATGGGTGGCACGGCGGCTGGTTTGCTGGATCAGATGCACTCTGGGTTTTCGAGCACGTCTACTCCTATGAACAGTTTTCCTACTCCCCAACCGGGGGGGTTGTCGGGTACGGGGTCTGATGTTGGCACACCTGCCAACAATAACAATGTTGGCCACCCATCTGCCCACCCTAATACTGTTACTTCACAGCCTGCGGGGGGGGATACAAAGATGGAGGATGCTGGTAAActgcaacaaccacaactcccgacgaccacgaccacggCACCGGATCAGGGGACGGGAAGTGGGGAGTGGGTTGTTGTTCCTCCTGGGGGAGGTGCTCCTTCTACCACGAcgacgggaggggggatcaTCCCGCCTAGCAAACCGCCTTCTGCTGCGCCGACGCCGGGGATGGGTGTGGTAGGAGGATCGGGGTTTGGGGCCAGTCCGGACGGGAACGACTTTAGTTCGATGGGAGATTTGGATACGGCGGGGGATGCGCTGGCTAGTTATGAGAGTGGGAGcgtgggggttggagggggggaggagggggatgatttggtgatggatgatgacattgggggaggggcttTTGGGGAGGCGTTTCAGGAGGGGTGA
- the RPS11B gene encoding 40S ribosomal protein S11-B (BUSCO:EOG092653NM; COG:J; EggNog:ENOG503NVGD): MATELTVQSERAFQKQPHIFLNSKTKVKTTRPGKGGRRWYKDVGLGFRTPTAAIEGQYIDKKCPFTGQVSIRGRILTGTVVSTKMHRTIIIRREYLHYIPKYSRYEKRHKNLAAHVSPAFRVEEGDQVTVGQCRPLSKTVRFNVLRVLPRTGKTVKSFQKF; this comes from the exons ATGGCTACCGAGCTTACCGTCCAGAGCGAGCGTGCTTTTCAGAAGCAGCCGCATA tcttcctcaactccaagACCAAGGTCAAGACCACCAGACCTGGCAAGGGCGGCCGCAGATGGTACAAGGACGTTGGTCTGGGTTTCCGCACCCCCACTGCTGCCATTGAGGGCCAGTACATCG ACAAGAAGTGCCCCTTCACCGGCCAGGTTTCCATCCGTGGCCGTATCTTGACCGGCACCGTCGTCTCCACCAAGATGCAccgcaccatcatcatccgtcGCGAGTACCTCCACTACATCCCCAAGTACTCCCGTTACGAGAAGCGCCACAAGAACCTCGCCGCCCACGTCTCTCCCGCTTTCCgtgttgaggagggcgacCAGGTTACCGTTGGCCAGTGCAGACCTCTCTCCAAGACT GTTCGGTTCAACGTTCTCCGCGTCCTTCCCCGCACCGGCAAGACCGTCAAGTCTTTCCAGAAGTTCTAA